CCCTGGCAGACGTCGCCCTCGACGCTCGTGCTCTCGACGAAGTGGACCTCGTCCATGATGAAGCTGATGTTCGTGGTGTAGGGGGGATCGGCGCCCTCCCCGACGAGCACCCATGCCCCCTGGATCTGCTCGTTGGCCGGTGCGCCGCCGTCCGCCCCGCCCTCCGGAAGCCGGACCTCGCTGCCCTCCGAGTCCGGCGTCTCCGGCAGGCCGGAGAACGGACCACCGTCACTGTCACCGCCACAGCCCGCCAGCACCAACGCGACCACAGCCGTCGGCACGGCCGCCCGTATGCCCTTGCGCATGTCTCCCCCTCATCGATCAGTCGCCGTAGGCTACCGCCACGGTCGCGGGGGCGCCCGCGGCAGCACGTACGACGGGTCCACCCGGGGCACTCGGCCCTCGCCGGCACCGGCCGTGCGAAGCCTCCCACCGCCGGCGCCTGTACCGTTCGCCACCGGCGTGCGGACCTCGACGGCGGGTCGGCTGCTCACCTCGGTTTCTGGCCGCCGCTCGCACGCCAAGTCCCCCGTGCGTGGAACGCCAGGGCTTACGCAAGGCCACTAGTATGGGCTGACGGCTCTTCATTCATGGAGGTAGGGAGATGGGCGGCGGGAAGGAGGATGTGCTGGGGCTCGAGGCCGCGCGGGCCCGCTGGTCCGAACTCATCGACTCCGCGGCGCACGGTGGAGTGACGCACCTGCGTGACGCGGAATCCGGTGCCGTCGCGCGGTTGGTACCCCGGGACCGCAGTCCCGTCCCCATCGAGGAACTGCCTGCCTGGGCGGTGACCGCGGCCCGCCCGAAACTGGGCAACCTGGTCCGGCAGGCGGCGGCCGGCCAGCCGGTCGCACTGACCCGGCGCGGTGAACTGGCGGCGGTGCTCGCCCCCGCCCCCGGGGCGGCGGGCCCGGCGACGAGCAGCGGCCTGGACGACCTGCTCGACACCCTCACCTCCGCCGCCCCCCAGGCCCCCACGACGACGGTGCCGACCGGCATCGCATCGCTGGACGAACTGCTCGGCGGCGGACTGCGCCCCGGTCAACTGGCGCTCGTCACCGGCCCGCCCGGCTCCGGCATGTCCGCCCTGGCCCTGGGGGCGGCGCGCGCCGCCGCCCTGGGCGCCGCAGCACCCGGACCGGTGATGGTCGCCTCCGCGCAGATGTCGCGCCAGGACCTCGCCGCCCGCATGCTCGCCGCCGAAGCCGGCCTGCCCCTCGCGCAGATCACCACCCAGACCGTTCCCGAGGCCGACCGGCCACGCCTGGAGGCCGCGGCGGCCCGCCTGCGAGGCGCGCCCCTGCACCTGGTCGACCGGCAGACCACCCTCGCCCAGGTCCGCACCGCGGCCGCCGCGGTCCCCGGCATCGCGCTGCTGGTCCTCGACCCCGTGACCCACTTCGATGTCGGCACGGCCGCTCCGGCCCTCGCCCTGCGCAGGCTGGCCACCGACCTGGGGGCGGCGGTCCTGGCGGTGGCCGCCCACGGCCCCGGCCTGCCCCCCGTGGAGGCCGAGGCCGACCTCGCCGCCCGCCTGCACCGCCAGGACGACGGGGCCGCCGCGCGGTTGGAGATCATCCGGTACCGGCACGGCCCCACCGCCATCCTGCCGCTCACCGCCGACCTCCAACGCGCCCGACTCCTGCCCGCACCGGCCCCCGACCACGACGAGCCACCCCGCCCCACCGCACCCGTCCGATCGCGCCTCGCCACCGCCTTCCAGCGGCCGGCCGCCGCGCCACGCGCCGAAAGCACCGCGGCGCGCGACGCCCGCGCCGGGCACCGGCGCCACCAGGCCGCCCGCCGCACCAAGTCGGCCGACCAAGCCGCCCAAGCGCTGCGGGAGATGGTCACCGCCGCGGTCGAGGACGAACTCGACAAGGCCCAGGGTGACGCCCAGGCGGCAATGGACAGACTGGCCAAGAGAGCGATCCCCGATGTGATGCGCCTCTTCGAGCAGAGCCGCGCCGGCGCCCGGTACGAGTACACCGCCTACCCGGCCCTCCCCGACATCCTGCACCGGCCCAGCAAAAAGGACCCCGACCTCGTCTGGGAAGCCCGCCCGTCCTGGCACCACCCCGCCTACCGCCGCCACCCCGACGGCGAACTCGCCGTCACCCCGCTCGACGTGAACGCCGCCTACCTCTCGGCGCTCAAATGCCACCTCCCGATCGGCCGCCTGGAACACGACCCCACCGGCGACTACGACCCCAAGCGCGCGGGAGTCCACCTCATCACCCCGGCCGCGTGGCAGCACCCGGACCTGCCCAACCCCCTCGGCGACCGCGAGGAACCCGGCCCGCTGTGGATCACCACCGCCACCCTGCGCCTCCTGCTGCGCCTGGCCGGACCCAAGCACCGACTCCTCGACCCCCCGCTCATCCACGAGTCCTGGACCAGCTCCGCGACGGAGAACTTCCTCGACGCCCTGCGCCAGGTCCTCGCCGCCGCACGCACCGACGCCCTCGACCAGGACGACTACGTCACACTCCACTACATCAAGATGATGTACGCGAAGATCGTCTCCACCATGGGCGAATCCACCGAGAACCGCGACATCATGCGCCCGGACTGGATGCACAACATCCGCAGCCAGGCGTTCTCCAACCTCTACGGCCGCGCACTGAAGGCCCACCGGGCCGGCCTGACCGTGATCTCCGTGATGGGCACCGACGAACTCCACGTCGCCGGCGACTGGCACCAGGTGTTCACGCAGGGGCGCGGCCTGGCCGACATGAAGACCAAG
Above is a genomic segment from Streptomyces marincola containing:
- a CDS encoding type II toxin-antitoxin system prevent-host-death family antitoxin encodes the protein MLGLEAARARWSELIDSAAHGGVTHLRDAESGAVARLVPRDRSPVPIEELPAWAVTAARPKLGNLVRQAAAGQPVALTRRGELAAVLAPAPGAAGPATSSGLDDLLDTLTSAAPQAPTTTVPTGIASLDELLGGGLRPGQLALVTGPPGSGMSALALGAARAAALGAAAPGPVMVASAQMSRQDLAARMLAAEAGLPLAQITTQTVPEADRPRLEAAAARLRGAPLHLVDRQTTLAQVRTAAAAVPGIALLVLDPVTHFDVGTAAPALALRRLATDLGAAVLAVAAHGPGLPPVEAEADLAARLHRQDDGAAARLEIIRYRHGPTAILPLTADLQRARLLPAPAPDHDEPPRPTAPVRSRLATAFQRPAAAPRAESTAARDARAGHRRHQAARRTKSADQAAQALREMVTAAVEDELDKAQGDAQAAMDRLAKRAIPDVMRLFEQSRAGARYEYTAYPALPDILHRPSKKDPDLVWEARPSWHHPAYRRHPDGELAVTPLDVNAAYLSALKCHLPIGRLEHDPTGDYDPKRAGVHLITPAAWQHPDLPNPLGDREEPGPLWITTATLRLLLRLAGPKHRLLDPPLIHESWTSSATENFLDALRQVLAAARTDALDQDDYVTLHYIKMMYAKIVSTMGESTENRDIMRPDWMHNIRSQAFSNLYGRALKAHRAGLTVISVMGTDELHVAGDWHQVFTQGRGLADMKTKTDRDGRPVHYAVTRVGR